In a genomic window of Prosthecochloris marina:
- the rnc gene encoding ribonuclease III, giving the protein MEKFWQKLGSFAFHRSQGDDKSCTKSNTENGSLTIQDTTIAWFKKLLGYPPSNSKVYVTALTHRSIVHDQAEPADSNQRLEFLGDAVLDLIISEHLYTCFPDSDEGKLSSNRAKIVNRKSLAGFARKISLSEHLLIGESADKSKICSSESTLADAFEALIGAIYLDMGLAETKNFIQRHVISHVDLKKLDAVEHNYKSRLIEYTQSRQLAPPVYAVVSEEGAEHEKLFTIEVSCDGKPLGRGTAGRKKDAEQSAAKEALATLETGTG; this is encoded by the coding sequence ATGGAGAAGTTCTGGCAAAAACTCGGTTCATTCGCTTTTCATCGCTCTCAAGGTGATGATAAATCCTGTACCAAAAGCAATACTGAAAACGGTTCTCTAACGATTCAGGACACCACCATAGCCTGGTTCAAGAAGCTTTTGGGATATCCCCCTTCCAATTCCAAAGTATATGTCACCGCACTTACCCACAGATCGATAGTTCATGACCAGGCCGAGCCTGCCGATTCCAATCAACGCCTCGAGTTTCTTGGCGATGCCGTCCTCGATCTCATCATTTCCGAACACCTGTATACCTGCTTTCCCGACAGCGATGAAGGAAAACTGTCGAGCAATCGGGCAAAAATCGTCAATCGAAAATCGCTTGCCGGTTTTGCCAGGAAAATATCTCTTTCTGAGCACCTGCTTATCGGAGAATCCGCCGATAAAAGTAAAATATGCTCGAGCGAATCAACGTTAGCAGATGCCTTCGAGGCACTCATCGGTGCAATTTATCTTGACATGGGCCTTGCTGAAACGAAAAATTTTATCCAGAGACATGTCATCAGCCATGTTGATCTGAAAAAACTCGATGCCGTCGAACACAACTACAAAAGCCGCCTGATCGAATATACCCAGTCACGGCAGCTTGCGCCGCCGGTCTATGCAGTTGTTTCGGAAGAAGGTGCCGAACATGAAAAGCTGTTTACCATCGAGGTATCTTGTGACGGCAAACCTTTGGGTAGAGGAACCGCCGGAAGAAAAAAGGATGCCGAGCAGTCTGCAGCAAAAGAAGCCTTGGCGACGCTCGAAACAGGCACCGGCTGA
- the gcvPB gene encoding aminomethyl-transferring glycine dehydrogenase subunit GcvPB, with protein sequence MKEKLIFDLSRKGRRGVCFGTPDLPSKPVQELIPERFLRSEPADLPELPESEVVRHFIRLSNLNYHVDKNMYPLGSCTMKYNPKINDSTSDLQGFTSMHPLQPEHTAQGSLRLMYELSEMLREIAGMAAVTLQPAAGAHGELTGIFLIKKYHESLGSRRSKLLVVDSAHGTNPASAATANYEIVSVNSNAEGRTDIEDLKTKLTPDVAALMLTNPNTLGLFENDILAIEKLVHENGSLLYMDGANMNALMGITRPGDMGFDIVHYNLHKTFSAPHGGGGPGSGPVGVCDKLVPFLPVPVIEKTEKNGITVYTMNPDKPDSIGRMMNFYGNFAVLVRAYTYIRMLGANGVRRVSENAIINANYLLSRVLEKFELPYPKPVMHEFCLSGDRQKKQHNVRTLDIAKRLLDYGFHAPTIYFPLIVSEALMVEPTETETRETLDAFADALLAIADEAENDPDLVLDAPVKTPVKRLDEAQASRKLNVCCFGC encoded by the coding sequence ATGAAAGAAAAACTCATTTTCGATCTTTCCCGAAAAGGACGCCGGGGCGTTTGTTTCGGTACTCCCGATCTACCGTCAAAACCTGTTCAAGAGTTGATTCCCGAACGCTTTCTACGATCAGAACCTGCAGATCTTCCGGAACTTCCCGAAAGTGAAGTTGTTCGTCATTTCATACGCTTGTCGAACCTCAATTACCATGTTGATAAAAACATGTACCCGCTCGGCAGTTGTACGATGAAATACAACCCGAAAATCAATGACAGCACCTCAGACCTTCAAGGGTTCACATCAATGCACCCTTTACAGCCAGAACACACCGCGCAGGGCTCTCTCAGGCTCATGTACGAACTGAGTGAGATGCTGCGGGAAATAGCAGGTATGGCAGCGGTTACCCTCCAGCCGGCTGCAGGAGCGCATGGTGAATTAACCGGCATTTTTCTGATTAAAAAATACCATGAATCGCTGGGATCCCGGCGAAGTAAACTGCTGGTTGTCGACTCCGCACACGGGACAAATCCTGCATCGGCAGCAACCGCGAATTACGAAATCGTTTCAGTTAACAGCAACGCCGAAGGCCGAACGGACATTGAAGACTTGAAAACAAAACTCACACCGGACGTCGCGGCACTCATGCTCACCAATCCAAACACCCTCGGACTTTTTGAAAACGATATCCTCGCCATTGAAAAGCTGGTCCATGAAAACGGCAGTCTTTTGTATATGGACGGCGCCAATATGAACGCGCTGATGGGCATCACCAGGCCTGGGGATATGGGCTTTGATATTGTTCATTATAATCTGCATAAAACGTTTTCAGCACCTCACGGTGGCGGTGGCCCGGGAAGCGGACCGGTCGGTGTTTGCGATAAACTAGTTCCGTTCCTGCCTGTACCGGTTATAGAAAAAACAGAAAAGAATGGAATCACCGTTTATACCATGAATCCAGACAAGCCTGACAGCATCGGGCGCATGATGAACTTCTATGGCAATTTTGCAGTTCTTGTTCGCGCCTATACCTACATCAGAATGCTTGGAGCGAATGGCGTGCGCCGGGTTTCCGAAAATGCTATTATCAACGCAAACTACCTTCTTTCCCGGGTGCTTGAAAAGTTCGAACTTCCCTACCCGAAACCGGTAATGCATGAATTCTGTCTTTCAGGCGACAGACAGAAAAAACAACATAATGTCAGAACCCTCGATATTGCCAAACGGCTTCTCGATTATGGTTTTCATGCCCCGACAATCTACTTTCCCCTCATCGTGAGCGAAGCGCTCATGGTCGAACCTACGGAAACCGAAACGCGCGAAACGCTCGATGCTTTTGCCGACGCCCTCTTGGCAATCGCCGACGAAGCAGAAAATGACCCTGATCTCGTCCTTGACGCTCCTGTCAAAACCCCGGTAAAAAGACTTGACGAAGCCCAGGCATCGAGAAAACTTAACGTTTGCTGTTTCGGCTGTTGA
- a CDS encoding HNH endonuclease: MHLRRTKVLVLNSSYEPLSICDAQKAIVLLFCGKAVTVAHHPEEFVCTVSRSFPLPSIVRLTVYVRLPYKKIMLNRKNIFRRDNFQCQYCGRTDKPLTIDHMVPRSKGGEDTWENLITACSPCNTKKGNRTPQEAGMLPMKQPIRPSHIMLMRKFITAVSEDWKPYLFMTSS; encoded by the coding sequence ATGCACTTACGCAGAACAAAAGTACTTGTCCTGAACAGTAGCTACGAACCTCTGAGCATCTGTGATGCACAAAAAGCGATTGTGCTGCTGTTCTGCGGAAAAGCTGTCACTGTCGCCCATCATCCGGAAGAGTTTGTCTGTACCGTATCCCGATCATTTCCCCTGCCGAGCATCGTACGGTTAACCGTTTATGTCCGGTTACCGTATAAAAAAATCATGCTGAACAGAAAGAATATTTTCAGAAGAGACAATTTTCAATGTCAGTACTGCGGTCGAACCGACAAACCTCTTACGATCGATCACATGGTCCCCCGATCGAAGGGAGGCGAAGATACCTGGGAAAACCTTATTACCGCATGTAGTCCCTGCAACACAAAAAAAGGTAACCGCACCCCTCAGGAAGCAGGCATGCTTCCGATGAAGCAGCCTATACGGCCCAGCCACATCATGCTGATGCGCAAGTTTATTACTGCAGTATCTGAAGATTGGAAACCGTATCTTTTCATGACATCTTCCTGA
- a CDS encoding glycoside hydrolase family 3 protein, which yields MVAVLLLLHIPALALCHSVYAEETPAYTTATAQEIFSRKDKWVEKQLKKMTLSEKIGQMLIAHSPAKFQSADNKEYRKLFALIKEGKVGGVMFLKGNTYDAAVLANRFQLIAPRPLLISADMEKGLAMRIEGTTEFAPNMALSATANPELVHRMAEVIAREAKALGIHQSYAPNVDLNINPLNPVINTRSYGDNIPLVIEMTKAFIDGLQSKGMIATAKHFPGHGDVTVDSHVNLPVLQADKKRLDNVELKPFKAAIEHGVMSVMTGHLAVPKITGNMTPATLSWRIVTKLLRKELDFEGLIVTDALNMKALYQNYTLEDISLRAVEAGNDLLLFSPDPELTHNTILNAVRNGKLSEKQIDKSVRRILLAKRWLGLDQNRLVNLNGIPQQISLQSHRQLAETIANRSITVVRDNKDALPLKKKDNILHIILENKRHSLSGETFSKKMRRTFLAKTIRIGADANSLDYRNAIDKAKRASAVIVSTYVEVLSGAKSLELSGRQQDFINKLTRDLPSKRPLIMISFGTPYLINQFPGMPAYICTYSSSELSEDAAIRLLKGDITPAGKLPISLTTNLP from the coding sequence ATGGTTGCAGTACTTCTGCTGCTTCATATCCCCGCTCTCGCTCTCTGTCATAGCGTTTATGCAGAGGAAACACCTGCCTACACGACAGCCACGGCACAGGAAATATTCAGCCGAAAGGATAAGTGGGTTGAAAAACAGCTGAAGAAGATGACGCTTTCTGAAAAAATCGGACAGATGCTCATCGCTCACAGTCCTGCCAAATTCCAGAGCGCTGATAACAAGGAATACCGGAAACTTTTCGCTCTTATCAAAGAGGGAAAGGTTGGCGGAGTGATGTTTCTCAAGGGCAATACGTATGATGCAGCTGTTCTCGCCAATCGTTTTCAGCTAATCGCACCCCGTCCATTGCTAATTAGCGCAGACATGGAAAAAGGCTTGGCCATGAGAATCGAGGGCACGACAGAGTTCGCCCCGAACATGGCCCTGTCGGCAACCGCGAACCCCGAACTCGTTCATCGCATGGCAGAAGTTATCGCCAGGGAAGCCAAAGCTCTCGGTATTCATCAGAGCTATGCTCCAAACGTCGACCTGAACATCAATCCGCTAAATCCGGTTATCAACACACGCTCATATGGCGACAATATTCCCTTAGTCATAGAAATGACCAAGGCGTTCATCGACGGACTCCAATCGAAAGGAATGATCGCCACAGCCAAACATTTCCCCGGCCATGGTGATGTTACGGTCGACAGTCATGTCAACCTTCCTGTTTTACAAGCTGACAAAAAACGGCTTGACAACGTTGAACTCAAACCATTCAAAGCCGCCATCGAGCATGGAGTGATGAGCGTCATGACCGGCCATCTCGCTGTTCCAAAAATCACAGGCAACATGACTCCGGCTACGCTTTCATGGAGGATCGTCACGAAACTTCTGAGAAAGGAACTGGATTTCGAAGGGCTCATCGTCACCGATGCGCTGAACATGAAAGCGCTCTATCAAAACTACACCCTTGAAGACATTTCTCTTCGCGCAGTCGAAGCCGGCAATGACCTGCTTCTTTTCTCACCAGACCCGGAACTGACGCACAATACAATCCTCAATGCGGTACGAAACGGCAAACTTTCTGAAAAGCAAATCGATAAATCGGTACGCCGGATTCTTCTCGCAAAGCGATGGCTCGGTCTTGACCAAAACCGCCTGGTCAACCTCAACGGTATCCCGCAGCAGATAAGTTTACAAAGCCACCGGCAACTTGCCGAAACCATAGCGAACCGCTCGATCACCGTTGTAAGGGACAACAAGGATGCTTTGCCGCTAAAAAAGAAGGATAACATCCTGCATATCATTTTAGAAAACAAGCGGCACTCTCTTTCAGGGGAAACATTCTCAAAAAAAATGCGGCGGACTTTTCTTGCAAAAACGATACGCATAGGAGCAGATGCAAACTCGCTTGATTACCGGAATGCCATTGATAAAGCCAAGCGTGCCTCAGCAGTAATCGTCTCAACCTATGTCGAAGTACTTTCAGGAGCCAAATCCCTGGAATTAAGCGGCCGGCAACAGGATTTTATCAATAAGCTGACCCGAGACCTCCCGTCGAAGCGTCCGTTGATTATGATCTCGTTCGGTACCCCTTACCTCATCAACCAATTCCCTGGTATGCCCGCATACATATGCACCTACTCTTCATCCGAACTCAGTGAAGACGCAGCCATCAGGCTTCTTAAAGGAGACATTACACCGGCAGGGAAACTGCCAATATCACTTACGACAAATCTTCCGTAA
- the bchZ gene encoding chlorophyllide a reductase subunit Z, which yields MTKTIRDESTASAYWGAVNTFCALQDVHVIADAPVGCYNLVGAAVMDYTDAIPYLENFTPTSLTEKEIASSGSSESVISVIEKLGDTEKQMILVSSAESEMIGSDHEKMLQHRYPDIRFFASNSLGSNEWQGRDRALAWLYENFDDTKPAEIEPGAVSIIGPSYGCFNSPSDLAELKRLIIGCGASIKHVYPFESNLHDISGLKNSEVIVVMYKEYGKTLADLLGRPVLQAPFGLGETEQFIKNLGSLTGNQAQAKAFFIEEKHTTLQPLWDLWRGPQSEWFPTIRFGVAADRTYAEGLAKFLGKEMGMQCLFSHDSAETDNNELREELSTTQPQFMFGRIVDKIYLAELDAKTRFIPAGFPGPIVRRALGTPFMGHSGAVYIIQEIVNALYDTLFTFLPITKKSMDDSLPARKILWTKEANALLKTIVAKAPFISQISFGRELKKKAETLATKQGKDTVTPDLLQMLK from the coding sequence ATGACCAAAACAATCCGGGATGAATCCACAGCCAGCGCTTACTGGGGAGCGGTCAATACCTTCTGTGCTCTTCAGGATGTACACGTTATCGCCGACGCTCCTGTAGGCTGTTACAATCTGGTTGGAGCTGCGGTAATGGACTATACCGACGCGATTCCCTATCTGGAAAATTTTACCCCTACCAGCCTGACTGAAAAAGAAATTGCGTCTTCCGGCAGCTCGGAATCGGTCATCAGTGTCATTGAAAAGCTTGGCGATACAGAAAAACAAATGATCCTTGTTTCAAGTGCAGAAAGCGAAATGATCGGCAGTGATCATGAAAAGATGCTGCAACACAGATATCCGGATATCCGTTTTTTTGCATCGAACTCTCTCGGCAGCAACGAATGGCAGGGCAGGGACAGGGCACTTGCCTGGCTCTATGAAAACTTTGACGATACAAAACCTGCCGAAATCGAGCCTGGCGCCGTGAGCATCATCGGCCCATCGTACGGCTGTTTCAACAGTCCGTCCGATCTTGCAGAACTTAAACGGCTTATCATCGGATGTGGAGCATCCATCAAACATGTCTATCCGTTTGAAAGCAACCTGCACGATATCTCGGGGCTCAAAAATTCCGAAGTCATTGTCGTCATGTACAAGGAGTATGGCAAAACACTGGCTGATTTGCTTGGCAGACCTGTTCTTCAAGCACCTTTCGGCCTCGGCGAAACGGAACAGTTCATTAAAAACCTCGGCTCTCTAACAGGTAACCAAGCTCAAGCGAAAGCCTTTTTCATCGAGGAAAAACACACGACATTGCAGCCATTATGGGATCTCTGGCGAGGCCCGCAATCAGAATGGTTTCCTACCATACGTTTCGGCGTTGCCGCTGACCGGACCTATGCTGAAGGTCTTGCAAAGTTTCTTGGAAAAGAAATGGGAATGCAATGCCTTTTCAGCCATGACTCGGCTGAAACCGACAACAATGAGCTTCGTGAAGAGTTATCCACCACTCAGCCACAGTTTATGTTCGGTCGAATTGTCGATAAAATCTATCTCGCAGAACTTGACGCAAAAACCCGGTTCATTCCGGCAGGTTTCCCGGGACCGATCGTCCGTAGAGCTTTAGGTACGCCCTTTATGGGACATAGCGGTGCGGTCTACATCATTCAGGAAATCGTTAACGCACTCTACGACACCTTGTTCACCTTCCTTCCTATCACCAAAAAGTCAATGGACGATAGCTTACCAGCCAGAAAAATATTGTGGACCAAAGAAGCAAACGCCTTGCTCAAAACCATTGTCGCGAAAGCCCCGTTCATAAGCCAGATCTCTTTCGGCCGGGAGTTGAAGAAAAAAGCGGAAACGCTTGCCACAAAGCAGGGAAAAGATACCGTCACTCCCGATCTGTTGCAGATGTTGAAGTAG
- the thrS gene encoding threonine--tRNA ligase yields MSDNIDVQAAVTITFPDGKNRSFTSGVTGYDIAQSIGRKLAKDALAIKVNGKPIDLSVPITENAEVEIITFDHPDNIGKEIFWHSASHIMAQAIEELFPGSKFGAGPAIEQGFYYDIASEHRFTESDLEIIEKRMLEISRRSLEIRREDLSREDAITYFTSTRNDPYKVEILEDTLKDTPRVSIYHQGNFADLCSGPHLSNTSQLKAVKLTNISASFWRGDASRESMQRIYGIAFPSEKLLKQHLANIEEARKRDHRKLGAELELFMLSQKVGSGLPIWMPKGAIVRSELESFLREEQRKRGYVPVYTPHIGNIELYKQSGHYPYYSDSQFPPLTYKDDLGREEQYLLKPMNCPHHHMIYSSKLRSYRELPIRLTEFGTVYRHEQSGELNGLIRARGFTQDDSHIYCRPDQLVDEICNAIDLTKFVFATLGFDDIEIRLSLHDPENLEKYGGTEDVWQQAEQDVREAADKMGINYIIGVGEASFYGPKIDFIVRDALGRKWQLGTVQVDYVMPERFDLSYIGSDGHPHRPVIIHRAPFGSMERFIGVLIEHTAGNFPLWLAPVQVAVLPITEEVHDYASTVHQALLDNAIRAELDLRSEKIGKKIREAEVGKIPYMVIIGQKEADSGETSLRRHRKGDQGNLTIEHLLQKLKTEIKEKS; encoded by the coding sequence ATGTCCGACAACATAGACGTACAGGCTGCGGTAACCATTACGTTTCCTGACGGTAAAAACCGTTCATTTACCTCGGGAGTAACCGGTTACGATATAGCACAATCAATTGGACGCAAATTGGCAAAGGATGCGCTAGCCATAAAGGTCAACGGCAAACCCATCGACCTTTCTGTTCCAATTACTGAAAATGCCGAAGTAGAGATCATAACGTTCGATCATCCTGACAATATCGGGAAAGAGATCTTCTGGCACAGCGCGAGCCATATCATGGCGCAAGCTATTGAAGAACTGTTCCCTGGCTCGAAATTCGGTGCAGGACCGGCGATTGAGCAGGGTTTCTACTATGATATCGCTTCTGAACACCGCTTCACGGAAAGCGATCTCGAGATCATCGAAAAAAGAATGCTGGAGATAAGCAGGCGTTCGCTCGAAATTCGCCGTGAGGATCTCTCCAGAGAAGATGCTATTACATACTTCACCTCAACCAGAAATGACCCTTATAAGGTGGAGATTCTGGAAGACACGCTCAAAGATACGCCAAGAGTCTCTATTTATCACCAGGGAAATTTTGCCGACCTCTGTAGCGGACCACATCTTTCAAACACTTCTCAGCTCAAGGCGGTAAAGCTGACCAACATTTCCGCTTCGTTCTGGCGGGGGGATGCTTCAAGAGAAAGCATGCAGAGAATTTACGGCATTGCTTTTCCCTCTGAAAAGCTCCTGAAACAACATCTTGCTAACATCGAGGAGGCAAGAAAAAGGGACCACCGCAAACTCGGGGCTGAGCTGGAATTGTTCATGCTTTCCCAGAAAGTCGGCAGCGGCCTGCCGATCTGGATGCCGAAAGGGGCTATTGTTCGCAGCGAACTCGAGTCGTTCCTTCGCGAAGAACAGAGAAAACGTGGGTACGTACCCGTTTACACACCACATATCGGCAATATAGAGCTGTACAAACAATCGGGCCATTACCCGTATTACAGTGATTCACAGTTTCCTCCCCTCACCTACAAAGACGATCTGGGCCGGGAGGAACAGTATCTGCTGAAACCGATGAACTGTCCTCATCATCATATGATATACAGTTCAAAACTCCGTAGTTACAGGGAGCTTCCGATACGTTTGACAGAGTTCGGCACGGTCTATCGCCACGAACAGTCCGGTGAGCTGAACGGGCTGATCAGGGCTCGCGGGTTTACTCAGGACGATTCGCACATATACTGCAGACCGGACCAGTTGGTTGACGAAATCTGCAACGCAATCGACCTCACGAAATTCGTATTTGCTACACTTGGTTTTGATGACATTGAAATCAGGCTTTCCCTTCATGATCCGGAAAACCTTGAAAAATACGGTGGAACAGAAGATGTGTGGCAGCAGGCAGAACAGGATGTCAGGGAAGCCGCCGATAAAATGGGCATCAATTACATCATCGGTGTCGGTGAAGCGAGCTTTTACGGGCCTAAAATTGATTTCATCGTCCGTGATGCACTTGGAAGAAAATGGCAGCTCGGCACCGTCCAGGTTGACTACGTGATGCCAGAAAGGTTCGATCTATCCTATATCGGCAGCGATGGACATCCGCATCGACCGGTAATCATTCACAGAGCTCCTTTCGGTTCCATGGAACGATTCATCGGTGTTCTCATTGAACATACTGCCGGGAACTTTCCTTTGTGGCTTGCCCCGGTTCAAGTGGCCGTCCTGCCGATCACCGAAGAGGTTCACGATTATGCCAGCACTGTTCACCAAGCACTGCTCGACAATGCCATACGTGCCGAACTTGACCTGCGAAGCGAGAAAATAGGCAAAAAGATTCGTGAGGCAGAAGTAGGTAAAATCCCTTATATGGTGATCATCGGGCAGAAAGAAGCTGATTCCGGGGAAACTTCACTGCGCCGCCACAGAAAAGGCGATCAGGGGAACCTAACGATCGAGCATTTGCTGCAAAAGCTGAAAACAGAAATCAAAGAGAAATCTTGA
- the infC gene encoding translation initiation factor IF-3, with protein sequence MRKKRSTPQKPKVTYRVNEQIRTPEVRVVFSDGSQEIMRTGNALKLAEEEGLDLIEVQPTATPPVCKLDNYGKLQYKLDKKDKDRKKKSKPTALKELRFHPNTDKHDFDFKAAHLEEFLRKGNRVRATVVFLGRSIIYKDKGFELVERLTERLSNVSNREGTPKFEGKRLFVYFEPDKKKIEVYERQLAKMNKESQQ encoded by the coding sequence ATGAGAAAAAAGAGAAGCACTCCTCAAAAGCCGAAAGTAACCTACAGGGTCAACGAACAAATCAGAACACCTGAGGTAAGGGTTGTTTTCAGTGACGGATCACAGGAGATCATGAGAACTGGCAATGCCTTGAAACTTGCAGAAGAAGAGGGGCTTGATCTCATAGAAGTACAGCCAACTGCGACACCACCCGTCTGCAAGCTTGATAATTATGGCAAACTTCAGTACAAACTCGACAAAAAAGACAAGGACAGAAAGAAAAAATCAAAACCAACCGCATTGAAAGAGCTTCGGTTTCATCCCAATACCGACAAACACGATTTTGACTTCAAAGCGGCACACCTTGAAGAGTTTCTTCGCAAGGGCAACAGGGTCCGGGCAACTGTTGTTTTTCTCGGACGCTCCATTATTTATAAAGACAAAGGTTTCGAACTTGTTGAACGGTTGACGGAACGACTCAGCAACGTCAGCAATCGCGAAGGCACTCCCAAATTCGAGGGAAAACGACTGTTTGTCTATTTTGAGCCGGACAAGAAAAAAATTGAAGTCTACGAGAGACAGCTGGCTAAAATGAACAAGGAATCACAACAGTAA
- the rpmI gene encoding 50S ribosomal protein L35, whose amino-acid sequence MPKMKSHRGACKRFKTTASGRVKREKMNGSHNLEKKNRKRTRRLHQSTLVDKAQEKQIKRMILA is encoded by the coding sequence ATGCCTAAAATGAAATCACATCGCGGCGCCTGCAAAAGGTTTAAAACAACCGCATCAGGGCGAGTTAAACGCGAAAAAATGAACGGGTCGCATAATCTGGAAAAGAAAAACAGAAAAAGAACCCGACGTCTACATCAGTCAACTCTGGTAGACAAAGCTCAGGAAAAGCAGATTAAGCGCATGATCCTTGCTTAA
- the rplT gene encoding 50S ribosomal protein L20, whose amino-acid sequence MPRATNAVASRTRRKRILKKAKGYWGSRGNILTVAKHAVDKAEQYAYRDRRVKKRTFRALWIMRINAAARENGTSYSRLMDAMNKKNIDINRKALAEIAVKDPAAFSQIVKSAIG is encoded by the coding sequence ATGCCAAGAGCTACAAATGCAGTTGCATCACGCACAAGAAGAAAACGGATATTAAAGAAGGCAAAAGGATACTGGGGTTCACGCGGCAATATTCTGACCGTTGCCAAACATGCTGTCGACAAAGCGGAACAGTATGCTTACCGTGACAGAAGGGTCAAGAAAAGAACGTTCCGTGCACTCTGGATTATGCGCATCAACGCAGCAGCCAGGGAAAACGGTACAAGCTATTCCCGCCTGATGGATGCGATGAACAAGAAAAATATCGACATCAACCGCAAAGCACTGGCTGAAATTGCCGTAAAGGATCCAGCCGCATTCAGCCAGATCGTTAAATCAGCCATAGGTTAA
- the pheS gene encoding phenylalanine--tRNA ligase subunit alpha, translating to MKNSIESLQREIDRFIIESTEQLEAFRLQFMVRKGSIAELFNQLKNVSPTERPVFGQLLNQLKLSAEKKYDREKKQLDTPSSSTGKKHLDLTLPGRQEYSGSEHPVQKVLGDMKQIFRSMGFTIATGPELERDSYNFDMLNFPANHPARDMQDTFFITRNDGEDNLLLRTHTSPVQIRVMLDEKPPIRVICPGKVYRNEAISARSYCVFHQLEGLYIDKHVSFSDLKATIYSFAKQMFGSTVQLRFRPSFFPFTEPSAEVDVTCYLCGGKGCRVCKKSGWLEILGCGMVHPNVLRNCSIDPDEYSGFAFGMGVDRTALLRYKIDDIRLLFENDVRMLEQFSQ from the coding sequence ATGAAAAACAGCATAGAATCGTTACAGCGGGAGATTGACAGGTTCATCATTGAGAGTACTGAACAACTGGAGGCATTTCGTCTCCAGTTCATGGTGCGCAAAGGCAGTATAGCCGAACTCTTCAATCAACTGAAAAACGTTTCACCAACCGAACGCCCGGTTTTTGGACAACTGCTGAATCAGCTGAAACTGTCTGCCGAAAAAAAGTACGATAGAGAGAAAAAGCAGCTCGATACTCCATCGTCAAGCACAGGAAAGAAGCATCTCGATCTTACCCTTCCCGGCCGGCAAGAGTACTCCGGCTCCGAACATCCTGTGCAGAAAGTTCTGGGAGACATGAAACAAATCTTCCGGTCCATGGGATTTACGATAGCAACCGGTCCGGAACTTGAGCGAGACAGTTATAATTTCGACATGCTGAATTTTCCTGCAAACCACCCGGCGAGGGATATGCAGGATACCTTTTTCATTACCAGAAACGATGGGGAAGATAATCTTCTCCTCCGGACACATACCTCACCGGTACAGATCAGGGTCATGCTCGATGAAAAACCTCCGATCAGGGTCATCTGCCCTGGTAAGGTATATAGAAATGAAGCCATCAGTGCACGCAGCTACTGTGTCTTCCATCAGCTCGAAGGGCTGTATATCGATAAACACGTCTCTTTTTCCGACCTGAAAGCAACGATCTATTCTTTCGCGAAGCAGATGTTCGGCAGCACTGTACAACTTCGTTTCAGACCGAGCTTCTTTCCGTTTACCGAACCCTCGGCCGAGGTCGATGTTACCTGTTACCTCTGCGGCGGCAAAGGCTGCCGTGTCTGCAAAAAATCCGGTTGGCTTGAAATTCTGGGATGCGGAATGGTTCATCCGAACGTACTCAGAAACTGCTCGATCGACCCGGATGAATATTCCGGTTTCGCATTTGGCATGGGAGTCGACCGCACCGCGCTCTTACGATACAAAATCGACGACATTCGCCTTCTTTTTGAAAACGACGTCAGAATGCTCGAGCAATTCTCTCAGTAA
- a CDS encoding DUF6858 family protein, with the protein MRQALFQEKYPIYTLEIDKSETSYGSVDEILAFFKSKIDAHPVVSYIGAFDHYAHTKSLKDGKISDQILGAKNILFCFGKELPSPCVLSVRPRSIGVAEMDDAFVITFLEAPNPMANKAMEDWALSIKDK; encoded by the coding sequence ATGAGGCAAGCTCTATTTCAGGAAAAGTACCCAATCTACACGCTGGAAATCGACAAGTCAGAAACCTCCTATGGCTCAGTCGACGAAATTCTGGCTTTTTTCAAATCTAAAATCGATGCCCATCCGGTTGTTTCGTATATCGGTGCATTTGATCATTATGCGCATACAAAGTCATTGAAAGACGGAAAGATCAGCGACCAGATACTTGGTGCTAAAAACATTCTTTTCTGTTTTGGAAAAGAACTGCCGAGCCCTTGTGTGCTTTCGGTACGTCCACGCTCGATAGGGGTTGCCGAAATGGATGATGCGTTTGTCATAACCTTTCTCGAGGCTCCGAATCCCATGGCTAACAAGGCTATGGAAGATTGGGCGCTGAGCATAAAAGATAAGTAG